A section of the Anabaena cylindrica PCC 7122 genome encodes:
- a CDS encoding ribulose bisphosphate carboxylase small subunit, protein MSYYIAPSFLDKLAVHITKNFLHLPGVRVPLILGIHGRKGEGKTFQCELAFEKMGIEVTLISGGELESPDAGDPARLIRLRYRETAELIKVRGKMCVLMINDLDAGAGRFDEGTQYTVNTQLVNATLMNIADNPTDVQLPGSYDSTPLHRVPIIVTGNDFSTLYAPLIRDGRMEKFYWEPNRDDKVGIVGGIFAPDGFSQREIEELVDTFANQAIDFFSSLRSRIYDQQIRNFIHQVGFEQISKRVVNSLEGPPEFKKPNFNLSHLIESGKLMVGEQKRVETSHLVDEYNRLNRGKASQPGSNFTETPPIQPPIPQAATSITHLTLDTQAQVRQILAQGYKIGIEHVDERRFRTGSWQSCGNVQIDAESDAISTLESCLTEYSGEYVRLVGVDPKVKRRVVETIIQRPHGKVEN, encoded by the coding sequence ATGAGTTACTATATCGCTCCCAGCTTTCTTGATAAACTTGCTGTTCACATTACCAAAAATTTCTTACATCTTCCTGGTGTGCGAGTTCCCTTAATTTTAGGCATTCACGGACGCAAAGGAGAGGGAAAGACTTTCCAGTGTGAGTTAGCCTTTGAAAAAATGGGGATTGAGGTGACGCTGATATCTGGAGGAGAATTGGAAAGTCCAGATGCAGGAGATCCAGCACGGTTAATTCGTCTGCGTTATCGAGAAACAGCAGAATTAATCAAAGTACGTGGAAAAATGTGTGTATTGATGATTAATGATTTAGATGCAGGTGCTGGACGTTTTGACGAAGGTACTCAATATACCGTTAATACGCAGTTAGTAAATGCCACACTGATGAATATTGCTGATAATCCCACAGATGTGCAGTTGCCTGGAAGTTATGATTCAACTCCTTTGCATCGTGTACCGATTATTGTCACAGGTAATGACTTTAGCACCCTTTATGCTCCATTAATTCGTGATGGACGAATGGAGAAATTCTACTGGGAACCCAACCGTGATGACAAAGTAGGGATAGTGGGGGGAATTTTTGCACCTGATGGATTTTCGCAGCGGGAAATTGAAGAGTTAGTTGATACTTTTGCAAATCAAGCCATTGATTTTTTTAGTTCTTTGCGATCGCGCATTTATGATCAACAAATTCGCAATTTTATTCATCAAGTTGGTTTTGAGCAAATATCCAAGCGGGTGGTTAACAGTTTGGAAGGGCCACCTGAGTTTAAAAAGCCTAATTTCAACCTATCGCATTTAATCGAGTCCGGTAAATTGATGGTAGGTGAACAAAAACGAGTCGAAACTTCTCATTTGGTTGATGAATATAATCGTTTAAACCGAGGTAAAGCTTCTCAACCAGGGTCAAATTTCACAGAAACACCTCCTATTCAACCACCAATTCCCCAAGCAGCAACATCAATCACCCATTTAACCTTAGACACACAAGCACAAGTCCGTCAAATTTTAGCCCAGGGCTATAAAATTGGCATTGAACACGTAGATGAACGCCGCTTTCGCACTGGTTCTTGGCAAAGTTGTGGTAATGTTCAGATTGATGCTGAATCAGATGCTATTTCTACTTTAGAATCTTGTTTAACTGAATACAGTGGTGAATATGTGCGCTTAGTAGGAGTTGATCCCAAGGTGAAGCGACGAGTAGTGGAAACTATTATTCAGCGTCCTCATGGTAAAGTTGAAAATTAA